From Phacochoerus africanus isolate WHEZ1 chromosome 13, ROS_Pafr_v1, whole genome shotgun sequence, a single genomic window includes:
- the LOC125113345 gene encoding protocadherin-8 isoform X1 yields the protein MSPARRGGSPCLFPLQLFSLCWVLSVAQSKTVRYSTFEEDAPGTVIGTLAEDLHMKVSGDTSFRLMKQFNSSLIRVREGDGQLTVGDAGLDRERLCGQAPQCVLAFDVVSFSQEQFRLVHVEVEVRDVNDHAPRFPRAQIPVEVSEGAAVGTRIPLEVPVDEDVGANGLQSVRLAEPHSPFRVELQTRADGAQCADLVLLQELDRESQAAYSLELVAQDGGRPPRSATAALSVRVLDANDHSPAFPQGAVAEVELAEDAPVGSLLLDLDAADPDEGPNGDVVFAFGARTPPEARRLFRLDPRSGRLTLAGPVDYERQDTYELDVRAQDRGPGPRAATCKVIVRIRDVNDNAPDIAITPLAAPGAPAASPFAAAAAAAALGGADATSSTGPGTPEVGAVSLVPEGAARESLVALVSTSDRDSGANGQVRCALYGHEHFRLQPAYAGSYLVVTAASLDRERIAEYNLTLVAEDRGAPPLRTVRPYTVRVSDENDNAPLFTRPVYEVSVRENNPPGAYLATVAARDPDLGRNGQVTYRLLEAEVGRAGDAVSTYVSVDPATGAIYALRSFDYETLRQLDVRIQASDGGSPQLSSSALVQVRVLDQNDHAPILVHPAPANGSLEVAVPGRTARDTTVARVQARDADEGANGELAFDLLQQEPREAFAIGRRTGEIVLTGDLSQEPPGRVFRALLVISDGGRPPLSTTATVNFVVTAGGGRGLVSPASGGNPERSRPPGSRLAASGPALQWDTPLIVIIVLAGSCTLLLAAIIAIATTCNRRKKEVRKGGPRREELPGAAGGGASAPGSPEEAARGAGPRPNMFDVLTYPGSGKAPFGSPAADAPPPAVAAAEVPGSEGGSATGESSCHLEGQQRLRGPHAEPYGASPGFGKEPAPPVAVWKGHSFNTISGREGEKFSGKDSGKGDSDFNDSDSDISGDALKKDLINHMQSGLWACTAECKILGHSDRCWSPSCGGGPSAHASTHPPAQMSTFCKSTSLPRDPLRRDNYYQAQLPKTVGLQSVYEKVLHRDYDRTVTLLSPPRPGRLPDLQEIGVPLYQSPPGRYLSPKKEANDNV from the exons ATGAGTCCAGCGAGGCGTGGGGGCAGCCCCTGCCTTTTCCCCTTGCAGCTCTTCAGCCTCTGCTGGGTGCTCTCCGTGGCCCAGAGCAAGACAGTAAGATACAGCACCTTCGAGGAGGATGCCCCCGGCACGGTCATCGGAACCCTGGCTGAAGACCTACATATGAAAGTGTCCGGAGACACGAGCTTCCGCCTGATGAAGCAGTTCAATAGCTCTCTGATCCGGGTGCGCGAGGGCGATGGGCAGCTGACCGTCGGAGACGCGGGCCTGGACCGCGAGCGGCTGTGCGGCCAGGCCCCGCAGTGCGTGCTGGCCTTCGACGTGGTCAGCTTCTCGCAGGAGCAGTTCCGGCTGGTGCACgtggaggtggaggtgagggATGTCAACGACCATGCGCCGCGCTTCCCCCGGGCCCAGATCCCCGTGGAAGTGTCCGAGGGCGCGGCCGTGGGCACGCGCATACCCTTGGAGGTGCCGGTGGACGAGGACGTGGGCGCCAATGGGCTGCAGAGCGTGCGCCTGGCCGAGCCGCACAGCCCCTTCCGCGTGGAGCTGCAGACGCGCGCGGACGGCGCCCAGTGCGCTGACCTGGTGCTGCTGCAGGAGCTGGACCGCGAGAGCCAGGCCGCCTACAGCCTGGAGCTGGTGGCCCAGGACGGAGGCCGCCCGCCGCGCTCCGCCACGGCCGCCCTCAGCGTGCGCGTGCTGGACGCCAACGACCACAGTCCCGCCTTCCCGCAGGGCGCGGTGGCCGAGGTAGAACTGGCGGAAGACGCGCCCGTGGGCTCGCTGCTGCTCGACCTGGACGCGGCGGACCCCGACGAGGGCCCCAACGGCGACGTGGTGTTTGCCTTCGGAGCTCGCACCCCGCCCGAGGCGCGCCGCCTCTTCCGCCTCGACCCGCGCTCGGGCCGCCTCACCCTGGCCGGGCCCGTGGACTATGAGCGCCAGGACACTTATGAACTGGACGTGCGGGCGCAGGACCGCGGCCCCGGGCCTCGCGCCGCCACCTGTAAGGTCATCGTGCGCATCCGCGACGTCAATGACAACGCACCGGACATCGCCATTACCCCACTGGCCGCTCCGGGCGCGCCTGCCGCTTCGCCcttcgccgccgccgccgccgccgctgctctGGGTGGGGCAGATGCGACCTCGTCGACGGGGCCCGGGACGCCGGAGGTCGGAGCCGTCTCGCTGGTGCCAGAGGGGGCGGCGCGCGAGAGCCTGGTGGCGCTGGTCAGCACCTCGGACAGGGACTCGGGCGCCAACGGGCAGGTGCGCTGCGCCCTCTACGGGCACGAGCACTTCCGCCTGCAGCCGGCCTACGCGGGCAGCTACCTAGTGGTGACCGCCGCGTCCCTGGACCGCGAGCGCATCGCTGAGTATAACCTGACGCTGGTGGCCGAGGACCGCGGTGCGCCCCCACTACGTACCGTGCGGCCCTACACCGTGCGCGTGAGCGACGAGAATGACAACGCGCCGCTTTTCACGAGGCCGGTCTACGAGGTGTCGGTGCGTGAGAACAACCCGCCTGGGGCCTACTTGGCCACAGTGGCCGCCAGGGACCCGGACCTGGGCCGCAACGGCCAGGTCACCTATCGGTTGCTGGAGGCCGAGGTGGGCCGCGCGGGGGACGCCGTGTCCACCTACGTCTCGGTGGACCCGGCGACTGGGGCCATATACGCGCTGCGCAGCTTCGACTATGAGACCCTTCGCCAACTGGACGTGCGCATCCAGGCTAGCGACGGTGGCTCCCCTCAACTCTCCAGCAGTGCCCTGGTGCAGGTACGGGTGCTGGACCAGAATGACCACGCTCCCATCCTGGTGCACCCGGCACCGGCCAACGGCTCCCTGGAAGTGGCCGTGCCCGGGCGTACGGCAAGGGACACAACCGTGGCGCGCGTGCAGGCCCGGGACGCAGACGAGGGCGCTAACGGGGAGCTGGCGTTCGACCTACTACAGCAGGAGCCCCGAGAAGCCTTCGCCATCGGCCGCCGCACGGGGGAGATCGTGCTCACCGGCGACCTCTCACAGGAGCCGCCCGGCCGAGTGTTCCGGGCGCTGCTGGTCATATCCGACGGCGGCCGCCCCCCGCTCTCCACCACCGCCACTGTCAACTTCGTGGTGACAGCAGGCGGCGGGCGCGGCCTGGTGTCGCCCGCCAGTGGAGGGAACCCAGAACGCTCTCGCCCGCCCGGCTCGCGGCTCGCGGCGTCTGGGCCGGCGCTGCAATGGGACACGCCGCTGATCGTCATCATTGTGCTGGCCGGGAGCTGCACGCTGCTGCTGGCTGCTATCATCGCCATCGCCACCACCTGCAACCGCCGAAAGAAGGAGGTGCGCAAAGGGGGGCCCCGCCGGGAAGAGCTGCccggggcggcgggcggcggagCCTCGGCTCCCGGCTCCCCGGAAGAGGCCGCCCGGGGAGCCGGGCCCAGGCCCAACATGTTCGACGTGCTCACCTACCCTGGCAGCGGCAAAGCGCCCTTTGGCAGCCCCGCGGCCGACGCGCCCCCGCCCGCGGTCGCCGCGGCCGAAGTGCCGGGCTCGGAGGGCGGCAGCGCCACCGGGGAAAGCTCCTGTCACTTGGAGGGGCAGCAGCGGCTCCGCGGCCCGCACGCCGAG CCCTACGGCGCCTCCCCCGGCTTCGGAAAGGAGCCGGCGCCCCCTGTGGCTGTCTGGAAAGGCCATTCCTTCAACACCATCTCCGGCCGAGAAGGGGAGAAGTTCAGCGGCAAAGACAGCGGCAAAGGGGACAGTGATTTCAACGACAGCGATTCCGACATCAGCGGGGACGCTCTGAAGAAGGATCTCATCAACCACATGCAGAGTG GACTGTGGGCGTGCACCGCGGAGTGTAAGATCCTGGGCCACTCGGACCGCTGCTGGAGCCCCTCTTGCGGGGGAGGGCCCAGCGCCCATGCCTCGACTCACCCACCAGCCCAGATGTCCACCTTCTGTAAGAGCACGTCCCTGCCCCGGGATCCTCTGCGCAGGGACAATTACTACCAGGCCCAGCTGCCCAAAACCGTGGGGCTGCAGAGCGTCTATGAGAAAGTGCTGCACAGAGACTATGACAGGACAGTCACTCTGCTCTCCCCTCCACGTCCAGGGAGGCTCCCAGACTTGCAGGAGATTGGGGTACCCCTCTATCAGTCCCCCCCTGGCAGGTACCTGTCCCCAAAGAAGGAAGCCAATGACAATGTGTAA
- the LOC125113345 gene encoding protocadherin-8 isoform X2 codes for MSPARRGGSPCLFPLQLFSLCWVLSVAQSKTVRYSTFEEDAPGTVIGTLAEDLHMKVSGDTSFRLMKQFNSSLIRVREGDGQLTVGDAGLDRERLCGQAPQCVLAFDVVSFSQEQFRLVHVEVEVRDVNDHAPRFPRAQIPVEVSEGAAVGTRIPLEVPVDEDVGANGLQSVRLAEPHSPFRVELQTRADGAQCADLVLLQELDRESQAAYSLELVAQDGGRPPRSATAALSVRVLDANDHSPAFPQGAVAEVELAEDAPVGSLLLDLDAADPDEGPNGDVVFAFGARTPPEARRLFRLDPRSGRLTLAGPVDYERQDTYELDVRAQDRGPGPRAATCKVIVRIRDVNDNAPDIAITPLAAPGAPAASPFAAAAAAAALGGADATSSTGPGTPEVGAVSLVPEGAARESLVALVSTSDRDSGANGQVRCALYGHEHFRLQPAYAGSYLVVTAASLDRERIAEYNLTLVAEDRGAPPLRTVRPYTVRVSDENDNAPLFTRPVYEVSVRENNPPGAYLATVAARDPDLGRNGQVTYRLLEAEVGRAGDAVSTYVSVDPATGAIYALRSFDYETLRQLDVRIQASDGGSPQLSSSALVQVRVLDQNDHAPILVHPAPANGSLEVAVPGRTARDTTVARVQARDADEGANGELAFDLLQQEPREAFAIGRRTGEIVLTGDLSQEPPGRVFRALLVISDGGRPPLSTTATVNFVVTAGGGRGLVSPASGGNPERSRPPGSRLAASGPALQWDTPLIVIIVLAGSCTLLLAAIIAIATTCNRRKKEPYGASPGFGKEPAPPVAVWKGHSFNTISGREGEKFSGKDSGKGDSDFNDSDSDISGDALKKDLINHMQSGLWACTAECKILGHSDRCWSPSCGGGPSAHASTHPPAQMSTFCKSTSLPRDPLRRDNYYQAQLPKTVGLQSVYEKVLHRDYDRTVTLLSPPRPGRLPDLQEIGVPLYQSPPGRYLSPKKEANDNV; via the exons ATGAGTCCAGCGAGGCGTGGGGGCAGCCCCTGCCTTTTCCCCTTGCAGCTCTTCAGCCTCTGCTGGGTGCTCTCCGTGGCCCAGAGCAAGACAGTAAGATACAGCACCTTCGAGGAGGATGCCCCCGGCACGGTCATCGGAACCCTGGCTGAAGACCTACATATGAAAGTGTCCGGAGACACGAGCTTCCGCCTGATGAAGCAGTTCAATAGCTCTCTGATCCGGGTGCGCGAGGGCGATGGGCAGCTGACCGTCGGAGACGCGGGCCTGGACCGCGAGCGGCTGTGCGGCCAGGCCCCGCAGTGCGTGCTGGCCTTCGACGTGGTCAGCTTCTCGCAGGAGCAGTTCCGGCTGGTGCACgtggaggtggaggtgagggATGTCAACGACCATGCGCCGCGCTTCCCCCGGGCCCAGATCCCCGTGGAAGTGTCCGAGGGCGCGGCCGTGGGCACGCGCATACCCTTGGAGGTGCCGGTGGACGAGGACGTGGGCGCCAATGGGCTGCAGAGCGTGCGCCTGGCCGAGCCGCACAGCCCCTTCCGCGTGGAGCTGCAGACGCGCGCGGACGGCGCCCAGTGCGCTGACCTGGTGCTGCTGCAGGAGCTGGACCGCGAGAGCCAGGCCGCCTACAGCCTGGAGCTGGTGGCCCAGGACGGAGGCCGCCCGCCGCGCTCCGCCACGGCCGCCCTCAGCGTGCGCGTGCTGGACGCCAACGACCACAGTCCCGCCTTCCCGCAGGGCGCGGTGGCCGAGGTAGAACTGGCGGAAGACGCGCCCGTGGGCTCGCTGCTGCTCGACCTGGACGCGGCGGACCCCGACGAGGGCCCCAACGGCGACGTGGTGTTTGCCTTCGGAGCTCGCACCCCGCCCGAGGCGCGCCGCCTCTTCCGCCTCGACCCGCGCTCGGGCCGCCTCACCCTGGCCGGGCCCGTGGACTATGAGCGCCAGGACACTTATGAACTGGACGTGCGGGCGCAGGACCGCGGCCCCGGGCCTCGCGCCGCCACCTGTAAGGTCATCGTGCGCATCCGCGACGTCAATGACAACGCACCGGACATCGCCATTACCCCACTGGCCGCTCCGGGCGCGCCTGCCGCTTCGCCcttcgccgccgccgccgccgccgctgctctGGGTGGGGCAGATGCGACCTCGTCGACGGGGCCCGGGACGCCGGAGGTCGGAGCCGTCTCGCTGGTGCCAGAGGGGGCGGCGCGCGAGAGCCTGGTGGCGCTGGTCAGCACCTCGGACAGGGACTCGGGCGCCAACGGGCAGGTGCGCTGCGCCCTCTACGGGCACGAGCACTTCCGCCTGCAGCCGGCCTACGCGGGCAGCTACCTAGTGGTGACCGCCGCGTCCCTGGACCGCGAGCGCATCGCTGAGTATAACCTGACGCTGGTGGCCGAGGACCGCGGTGCGCCCCCACTACGTACCGTGCGGCCCTACACCGTGCGCGTGAGCGACGAGAATGACAACGCGCCGCTTTTCACGAGGCCGGTCTACGAGGTGTCGGTGCGTGAGAACAACCCGCCTGGGGCCTACTTGGCCACAGTGGCCGCCAGGGACCCGGACCTGGGCCGCAACGGCCAGGTCACCTATCGGTTGCTGGAGGCCGAGGTGGGCCGCGCGGGGGACGCCGTGTCCACCTACGTCTCGGTGGACCCGGCGACTGGGGCCATATACGCGCTGCGCAGCTTCGACTATGAGACCCTTCGCCAACTGGACGTGCGCATCCAGGCTAGCGACGGTGGCTCCCCTCAACTCTCCAGCAGTGCCCTGGTGCAGGTACGGGTGCTGGACCAGAATGACCACGCTCCCATCCTGGTGCACCCGGCACCGGCCAACGGCTCCCTGGAAGTGGCCGTGCCCGGGCGTACGGCAAGGGACACAACCGTGGCGCGCGTGCAGGCCCGGGACGCAGACGAGGGCGCTAACGGGGAGCTGGCGTTCGACCTACTACAGCAGGAGCCCCGAGAAGCCTTCGCCATCGGCCGCCGCACGGGGGAGATCGTGCTCACCGGCGACCTCTCACAGGAGCCGCCCGGCCGAGTGTTCCGGGCGCTGCTGGTCATATCCGACGGCGGCCGCCCCCCGCTCTCCACCACCGCCACTGTCAACTTCGTGGTGACAGCAGGCGGCGGGCGCGGCCTGGTGTCGCCCGCCAGTGGAGGGAACCCAGAACGCTCTCGCCCGCCCGGCTCGCGGCTCGCGGCGTCTGGGCCGGCGCTGCAATGGGACACGCCGCTGATCGTCATCATTGTGCTGGCCGGGAGCTGCACGCTGCTGCTGGCTGCTATCATCGCCATCGCCACCACCTGCAACCGCCGAAAGAAGGAG CCCTACGGCGCCTCCCCCGGCTTCGGAAAGGAGCCGGCGCCCCCTGTGGCTGTCTGGAAAGGCCATTCCTTCAACACCATCTCCGGCCGAGAAGGGGAGAAGTTCAGCGGCAAAGACAGCGGCAAAGGGGACAGTGATTTCAACGACAGCGATTCCGACATCAGCGGGGACGCTCTGAAGAAGGATCTCATCAACCACATGCAGAGTG GACTGTGGGCGTGCACCGCGGAGTGTAAGATCCTGGGCCACTCGGACCGCTGCTGGAGCCCCTCTTGCGGGGGAGGGCCCAGCGCCCATGCCTCGACTCACCCACCAGCCCAGATGTCCACCTTCTGTAAGAGCACGTCCCTGCCCCGGGATCCTCTGCGCAGGGACAATTACTACCAGGCCCAGCTGCCCAAAACCGTGGGGCTGCAGAGCGTCTATGAGAAAGTGCTGCACAGAGACTATGACAGGACAGTCACTCTGCTCTCCCCTCCACGTCCAGGGAGGCTCCCAGACTTGCAGGAGATTGGGGTACCCCTCTATCAGTCCCCCCCTGGCAGGTACCTGTCCCCAAAGAAGGAAGCCAATGACAATGTGTAA